In Deltaproteobacteria bacterium HGW-Deltaproteobacteria-4, a single genomic region encodes these proteins:
- a CDS encoding tRNA (N6-isopentenyl adenosine(37)-C2)-methylthiotransferase MiaB produces the protein MAKSFYLETFGCQMNVVDSERIVATLHDLGYQQVDSPEGSDLILLNTCSVRDKAERKVYGHLNRFKALKQANPRLIIAVGGCVAQQEGEKILKKLPFVDLVFGTHNVHRLAELVGEVQANRGAQLATEFLDRETRLRLFPRRAAGSGIARFVTVMQGCDNFCTYCVVPLVRGREISRPCAEVLDEVRALVGQGVREITLIGQNVNSYNRHDPAAPDFAGLLQQVHAIDGIERIRFITSHPRDLSDGLIDAFASLDKLCPQLHLPVQSGSDRILTAMNRGYSVAGYRRQVERLRAVRPDIRLSSDVIVGFPGETQEDADASLALVREISYADIYLFLYSPRPGTAAAALLDDTPPAVKQARFEAILAAQKENSQKIWGADVGQILPVLVEGPSRRNGEESLFGRSPWNRIVNFRGDPQLIGTIVPVRIVRNNTNTQFGTIL, from the coding sequence ATGGCAAAGAGTTTTTATCTGGAAACATTCGGCTGTCAGATGAATGTCGTCGATTCGGAGCGGATCGTCGCCACCCTGCATGACCTGGGCTATCAGCAGGTCGACAGTCCGGAGGGCAGCGATCTCATCCTCCTCAATACCTGTTCGGTGCGCGACAAGGCCGAACGCAAGGTCTATGGTCATCTCAATCGCTTTAAAGCCCTGAAACAGGCGAATCCCCGGCTGATCATCGCGGTCGGCGGCTGTGTCGCCCAGCAGGAAGGGGAGAAGATTCTTAAAAAACTCCCCTTTGTCGATCTCGTCTTCGGGACCCATAATGTCCACCGGCTCGCCGAATTGGTCGGTGAAGTTCAAGCAAATCGCGGAGCCCAGCTGGCCACGGAATTTCTTGATCGTGAAACCCGCCTGCGCCTCTTCCCCCGCCGCGCCGCCGGCAGCGGCATTGCCCGCTTTGTCACGGTGATGCAGGGGTGTGACAACTTCTGTACCTACTGCGTCGTCCCCCTGGTGCGCGGCCGCGAGATCAGCCGTCCCTGCGCTGAAGTCCTTGATGAAGTCCGCGCTCTGGTCGGGCAGGGGGTCAGGGAGATCACGCTGATCGGCCAGAACGTCAACTCCTATAATCGTCACGATCCGGCTGCCCCCGACTTTGCCGGGCTGTTGCAGCAGGTGCATGCGATCGACGGGATTGAGCGGATTCGCTTTATCACTTCCCACCCCCGCGACCTCTCCGATGGCCTCATCGACGCCTTTGCTTCCCTGGACAAGCTCTGCCCCCAGCTCCACCTCCCGGTGCAGAGCGGTTCTGACCGGATTCTGACGGCGATGAACCGCGGCTACAGCGTCGCCGGCTACCGGCGCCAGGTCGAACGCTTGCGGGCGGTGCGGCCGGATATCCGCCTGAGTTCCGATGTTATTGTCGGCTTCCCTGGTGAAACGCAGGAAGACGCCGATGCTTCTTTGGCGTTGGTGCGGGAGATTTCTTATGCTGATATCTACCTCTTCCTTTACTCGCCGCGCCCCGGCACGGCCGCAGCGGCTTTGCTCGATGACACCCCGCCGGCGGTGAAACAGGCCCGTTTTGAGGCGATTCTGGCGGCCCAGAAAGAGAACAGCCAAAAGATCTGGGGCGCGGATGTCGGGCAGATCCTGCCGGTTCTGGTCGAAGGACCGAGTCGCCGTAATGGCGAGGAGTCCCTCTTTGGCCGCTCCCCCTGGAATCGTATCGTTAATTTTCGCGGTGATCCGCAGTTGATCGGGACGATCGTGCCGGTGCGGATCGTCCGGAATAACACCAATACCCAATTCGGGACGATCCTTTAG
- a CDS encoding IMP dehydrogenase → MLVSEIREGLTFDDVLLIPAHSIILPKDADLSTWLTPQIKLNIPLLSAAMDTVTEARTAITMAREGGMGIIHKNLSILDQAHEVDKVKKSESGMIVDPITMRPTQKIRDALEMMAKYRISGVPITNAKGKLLGILTNRDLRFETNFDLPISERMTKRNLVTVPVGTTLDEAREHLKHTRVEKLLVVDKDRYLKGLITIKDIEKVKKYPHACKDSFGRLRVGAAVGPTADMEERAEALIRAGVDVLVIDTAHGHSQGVIEGVRRLKACFPEVSIIAGNIATGDAAEALIKAGADAVKVGIGPGSICTTRVVAGVGVPQITAISDVARATRKAGVTLIADGGIKYSGELPKAIAAGANVIMIGSLFAGTDESPGETILFQGRTYKSYRGMGSMGAMKQGSKDRYFQEDVESDVKLVPEGIEGRVPSRGSLSTNIHQLLGGLRAGMGYTGCATLKELQEKAQFMRITNAGLRESHVHDVTITQEAPNYRVEKPS, encoded by the coding sequence ATGCTTGTTTCCGAGATTCGCGAAGGTTTAACCTTTGACGACGTCCTCCTCATTCCCGCCCACTCGATCATCCTCCCCAAGGATGCCGACCTCTCCACCTGGCTGACTCCGCAGATCAAATTGAATATACCCCTCCTCTCGGCGGCGATGGATACCGTCACCGAAGCCCGCACCGCCATTACCATGGCACGGGAAGGGGGGATGGGGATTATCCACAAGAATCTCAGCATCCTCGACCAGGCGCATGAGGTCGACAAGGTCAAGAAGAGTGAATCCGGGATGATCGTCGACCCGATTACCATGCGCCCGACCCAGAAGATTCGCGATGCTCTCGAAATGATGGCGAAATACCGGATTTCCGGGGTGCCGATCACCAATGCCAAAGGGAAGCTCCTCGGTATCCTTACCAACCGCGACCTGCGATTCGAAACCAACTTTGATCTGCCGATCTCCGAGCGCATGACCAAGCGCAATCTCGTCACTGTTCCGGTCGGGACAACTCTCGATGAAGCCCGTGAACATCTCAAGCACACCCGGGTCGAGAAGCTGCTGGTCGTTGATAAGGATCGTTATCTCAAAGGGTTGATTACCATCAAGGATATCGAGAAGGTTAAAAAATATCCTCATGCCTGCAAGGACTCCTTCGGCCGTCTCCGCGTCGGTGCCGCGGTCGGCCCGACCGCTGATATGGAAGAGCGGGCGGAAGCGCTGATTCGCGCCGGGGTTGATGTGCTGGTCATCGATACCGCGCACGGCCATTCACAGGGGGTCATCGAGGGGGTGCGCCGCCTCAAGGCCTGCTTCCCCGAGGTTTCGATTATTGCCGGCAATATCGCCACCGGTGACGCGGCTGAAGCGTTGATCAAGGCCGGGGCGGATGCGGTCAAGGTCGGAATCGGTCCTGGCTCGATCTGCACCACCCGGGTCGTGGCCGGGGTCGGCGTGCCGCAGATTACCGCCATCTCCGACGTCGCCCGTGCCACCCGCAAGGCGGGCGTGACGCTGATTGCCGATGGCGGCATCAAATATTCCGGTGAACTCCCCAAGGCGATTGCCGCCGGCGCCAATGTCATCATGATCGGCTCCCTCTTTGCCGGCACCGACGAATCGCCGGGCGAGACGATCCTCTTCCAGGGGCGCACCTACAAGTCCTATCGCGGCATGGGGAGCATGGGAGCGATGAAGCAGGGGAGCAAGGATCGTTACTTCCAGGAGGATGTCGAGAGTGACGTCAAGCTCGTCCCGGAAGGGATCGAAGGACGGGTCCCCTCGCGCGGCAGTCTCTCGACCAACATCCACCAGCTCCTCGGCGGCCTCCGCGCCGGCATGGGTTACACCGGCTGCGCCACCCTCAAGGAGTTGCAGGAGAAGGCGCAGTTTATGCGCATCACCAACGC
- a CDS encoding PHP domain-containing protein produces the protein MIDLHTHTLFSDGELIPAELTRRAAFAGYRALAMTDHVDLSNLDFILPRLLKVAADLGQAWGLTVLAGVELTHIPPAQIAAAAAAARQLGAQIIVCHGETIVEPVAAGTNLAALAADIDILSHPGLLSAEEAALAAERGIFLEITTRKGHSLTNGHVVRMAQAAGARLVVNNDAHAPGDLVSLEMARKIALGAGLDEAGFAACRRNSEELVKKALG, from the coding sequence ATGATCGATCTGCATACGCATACTCTCTTCAGCGACGGCGAGTTGATCCCCGCCGAATTGACCAGGCGCGCTGCCTTTGCCGGCTATCGCGCTCTCGCCATGACCGACCATGTCGATCTCTCCAATCTCGATTTCATTCTGCCGCGCCTGCTGAAAGTCGCGGCCGATCTCGGTCAGGCCTGGGGACTGACGGTCCTCGCCGGCGTCGAACTCACCCACATCCCGCCGGCACAGATCGCCGCTGCGGCTGCGGCGGCCCGGCAACTCGGGGCGCAGATCATCGTTTGCCACGGGGAGACGATCGTCGAACCGGTTGCCGCCGGTACCAACCTCGCCGCTTTGGCGGCCGATATCGACATTCTGTCCCATCCCGGCCTGCTCAGCGCCGAAGAGGCGGCTCTGGCCGCAGAGCGCGGTATCTTTCTGGAGATTACCACCCGCAAGGGGCACAGTCTCACCAACGGTCATGTCGTCAGGATGGCGCAAGCCGCCGGCGCCCGACTGGTGGTCAACAACGATGCCCACGCCCCCGGCGACCTCGTCTCTCTGGAGATGGCGCGTAAAATTGCCCTCGGCGCCGGCCTTGATGAGGCCGGTTTTGCCGCTTGCCGGCGTAACAGTGAAGAGCTGGTCAAGAAGGCGTTGGGGTAG
- a CDS encoding hydrolase: protein MNEADYAFLKELIEAPSPSGFEQPVQRILRRELATVVDELRSDVLGNLIARIDGHGLAPLKVMLAAHCDEIGFMIRYIDEQGFLWFAPIGGVDPHLCPGQRVMIHSEAGPILGVIGKKPIHLIEVKDRDSVVKFRNQFIDIGCSSRAEAEALVAIGQAVTFAVTLERLQGEKVTSRAFDDKMGVFILAQVLKAVREQGVPAVELYGVSTVQEEVGLRGAATSAFELRPDVAIILEVGFASDVPDGDKKEQGEIRLGGGPILSCGPNINPALLARLKATATQEEIPVQILAEAKITGTDANVVQLSRSGVATALVRVPLRYMHTPVEVLSLDDLDAAIRLVVALLGELGDRQELIPQ from the coding sequence ATGAACGAAGCCGATTACGCCTTTCTCAAAGAGCTGATCGAAGCGCCAAGCCCCTCCGGCTTTGAACAGCCGGTGCAGCGGATCCTTCGCCGCGAACTGGCGACCGTTGTCGACGAACTGCGCAGCGATGTGCTCGGGAATCTTATTGCCCGCATCGACGGACACGGTCTGGCGCCCCTCAAGGTCATGCTGGCGGCGCACTGTGACGAAATCGGTTTCATGATCCGCTATATCGATGAGCAGGGCTTCCTGTGGTTTGCACCGATCGGCGGGGTCGATCCCCATCTCTGTCCGGGGCAGCGGGTCATGATCCACAGCGAAGCCGGGCCGATCCTCGGCGTCATCGGCAAGAAGCCGATCCATCTCATCGAGGTCAAAGATCGCGACTCCGTCGTCAAGTTCCGCAACCAGTTCATCGATATCGGCTGCAGTTCGCGCGCCGAGGCCGAGGCGCTGGTCGCTATCGGCCAGGCGGTGACCTTTGCAGTGACACTGGAGCGTTTGCAGGGGGAGAAGGTCACCAGTCGCGCCTTTGATGACAAGATGGGGGTCTTCATCCTCGCCCAGGTTCTCAAGGCGGTGCGGGAGCAAGGCGTCCCGGCAGTGGAACTTTACGGCGTCTCGACGGTGCAGGAAGAGGTCGGTCTGCGCGGCGCCGCCACCAGCGCCTTTGAACTCCGTCCCGACGTGGCGATCATCCTTGAAGTCGGTTTTGCCAGCGATGTCCCCGACGGCGACAAGAAGGAACAGGGGGAGATCCGCCTCGGCGGCGGCCCCATCCTCTCCTGCGGTCCGAACATCAACCCCGCCCTGTTGGCCCGTCTCAAGGCAACGGCAACGCAGGAAGAGATCCCGGTGCAGATTCTCGCTGAGGCGAAGATTACCGGCACTGACGCCAATGTTGTCCAGCTTTCGCGCAGCGGCGTCGCCACCGCCCTGGTGCGGGTGCCGCTGCGCTACATGCACACCCCGGTCGAGGTCCTGTCGCTGGACGATCTCGACGCTGCCATCCGTCTGGTCGTCGCCCTGCTCGGGGAGCTGGGCGACCGGCAGGAACTGATTCCGCAATAA